A genomic region of Caldicellulosiruptor acetigenus contains the following coding sequences:
- a CDS encoding 6-phosphofructokinase produces the protein MPKEGNCVVAQSGGPTAVINASLLGVIEEAMKQHPIRAIYGAKNGIIGLIDEELYDLRMEDPEELKLLKTTPSSALGSCRYQLKPFEHDEKDYIKIFNVFEAHNIRYFFYIGGNDSMDTADKLTRYAQKIGYDICIIGIPKTIDNDLVMTDHCPGFGSAAKYIATSVMEIARDAVVYPTNIVTIIEVMGRNAGWLAAASALASKDIGAPDLIYLPEVPFSIDKFLDDVRNIHKKTGKITIVVSEGIKDKEGKYIADMSHKFGIDAFGHVQLGGAAFVLENIIREEVEKRVKSIQFNVLQRSAAHIMSKTDVEEAYMVGRMAVRYAVEGACGYMVAIKRDSDNPYSSSTELVELSKVANAEKLVPLAWISHDGNYVKEDALNYIQPLIEGEVEVKYERGLPRYAKLRKIMVPKKVV, from the coding sequence ATGCCAAAAGAAGGTAACTGCGTGGTTGCGCAATCAGGTGGACCAACTGCTGTCATCAACGCATCGCTTCTGGGTGTTATTGAAGAAGCTATGAAACAGCACCCAATCCGTGCTATTTATGGTGCTAAAAATGGAATCATTGGTCTTATCGACGAAGAGCTTTACGACCTCAGAATGGAAGACCCTGAGGAGCTGAAGCTTTTAAAGACAACTCCATCCTCTGCCTTAGGTTCTTGCAGGTATCAGCTCAAGCCTTTTGAACATGATGAAAAAGACTATATCAAGATTTTCAATGTATTTGAGGCGCACAACATCCGCTACTTTTTCTATATAGGCGGAAATGACTCAATGGACACAGCTGACAAGCTCACACGATATGCGCAAAAAATTGGATATGACATATGCATAATCGGAATTCCAAAGACAATCGACAACGACCTTGTGATGACAGACCACTGTCCGGGTTTTGGAAGTGCTGCAAAGTACATTGCAACATCTGTGATGGAAATTGCAAGAGATGCAGTGGTGTACCCAACAAACATTGTTACTATAATTGAAGTGATGGGAAGAAACGCTGGCTGGCTTGCAGCAGCATCTGCTCTGGCATCTAAAGATATAGGCGCACCAGATTTAATATACCTTCCTGAAGTTCCATTTTCAATCGACAAGTTTTTGGATGATGTAAGAAACATCCACAAAAAAACTGGAAAGATCACTATTGTGGTTTCAGAGGGCATAAAAGACAAAGAAGGAAAGTATATTGCTGATATGAGCCACAAGTTTGGAATAGACGCGTTTGGGCATGTGCAGCTTGGCGGTGCAGCATTTGTTTTAGAGAACATCATCCGCGAAGAAGTGGAAAAGAGAGTAAAATCAATTCAATTCAACGTACTGCAGCGCAGTGCTGCTCATATCATGTCCAAAACTGACGTTGAGGAAGCGTACATGGTTGGACGCATGGCAGTAAGGTACGCGGTTGAAGGCGCTTGTGGATACATGGTAGCAATAAAACGCGACAGTGACAATCCTTATTCAAGTTCAACAGAGCTTGTTGAGCTCAGCAAGGTTGCAAATGCTGAAAAGCTTGTCCCGCTTGCATGGATATCACATGACGGCAACTATGTAAAAGAAGATGCTCTAAATTATATCCAGCCGCTAATTGAAGGTGAAGTTGAAGTCAAGTACGAAAGAGGTCTTCCTCGATATGCAAAGCTCAGAAAGATAATGGTGCCAAAGAAGGTCGTATAA
- a CDS encoding Rqc2 family fibronectin-binding protein → MPFDGVVLSALKKELISELVDGKVERIYQPNQFEVNLYVYKFGSTKKLIISANPSLPRIYISPRQKKNPEVAPNFCMILRKNLLGARLVGIYQEGLERILKIEFETKSELGDIETKYIIFEMMGRHSNIFLVDSNYKIIDAIKRLSFEDSPRPILPGVKYTLPPVLTKKNPIEVSFEEFASFFKSSNKSPENILTDNLSGISKQFANEVILRAQVFEKSLENEDTIKRIFDSLKELLYCIVEKGEILPTLYTEKGNVVDFYAIDLKCYTAYPKKHFPNLNSCIDEYYFKKEQYTVFIEKRQHLQKVIEQNIKKLSQKYEQNIQKIQEAKNAEVYRKYGDLILANLYQLRETNEDFVEVIDYYSEDLSTIKIPLEKDKDLKQNTERYYKLYNKLKKAEEYAKNEIAEIEKELEFLQSLEALLEKSQEIEDLLSIEEELEKESYIKTQAENAGQQKKKENQKSKPHHFISSDGFDIYVGRNNLQNDFLTLKFASSHDIWLHTQKIPGSHVIIRTNNKEVPQTTLIEAALLASYFSKAKHSTKVPVDYTFVKYVKKPPKTKPGFVIYDNFKTIIVDSPENIDNFNKVE, encoded by the coding sequence ATGCCATTTGACGGAGTTGTTTTAAGTGCTCTTAAAAAAGAGTTAATTTCGGAGCTTGTGGATGGCAAAGTTGAGAGAATATATCAGCCAAATCAGTTTGAGGTAAACCTTTATGTCTACAAATTTGGCAGTACAAAAAAACTGATTATCTCTGCAAATCCTTCTTTGCCAAGGATATATATTTCACCAAGGCAAAAGAAAAACCCAGAAGTTGCTCCAAACTTCTGTATGATTTTGCGCAAGAACTTGCTCGGTGCAAGGCTTGTCGGAATTTATCAGGAAGGGTTAGAAAGAATTTTGAAGATAGAGTTTGAGACAAAAAGTGAGCTGGGTGACATTGAGACAAAGTATATCATATTTGAAATGATGGGAAGGCACAGCAATATATTCTTGGTAGATTCCAATTACAAAATTATTGATGCGATAAAAAGGCTATCATTCGAAGACTCACCAAGACCAATTTTACCTGGAGTCAAATACACATTGCCGCCAGTTTTGACAAAGAAAAATCCTATTGAAGTTTCATTTGAAGAATTTGCCTCTTTTTTTAAATCCTCAAACAAAAGTCCAGAAAATATACTGACCGACAATCTTTCAGGAATTAGCAAACAATTTGCGAATGAAGTTATCTTGCGTGCACAAGTTTTTGAAAAAAGTCTTGAAAATGAGGATACAATTAAAAGGATTTTTGATTCTTTAAAAGAATTATTATATTGTATAGTCGAAAAAGGGGAGATACTTCCAACACTCTATACTGAAAAAGGAAACGTTGTAGACTTTTATGCTATCGACTTGAAATGTTACACTGCTTACCCCAAAAAACACTTTCCAAATCTAAATTCGTGTATAGACGAATACTATTTTAAAAAAGAACAATACACAGTATTTATTGAGAAACGTCAACATCTTCAGAAGGTTATAGAACAAAATATAAAGAAGCTGAGCCAAAAATATGAGCAGAATATTCAAAAAATACAAGAGGCTAAAAATGCCGAGGTTTACAGAAAATATGGTGACCTAATTTTAGCAAATCTTTACCAGCTCAGAGAAACAAATGAGGATTTTGTTGAAGTTATTGATTATTACAGTGAAGATTTGTCTACCATAAAAATTCCGCTTGAAAAAGACAAAGATTTGAAACAGAATACTGAGAGGTATTATAAGCTTTACAATAAGCTCAAAAAAGCTGAAGAGTATGCTAAAAATGAAATTGCCGAAATTGAGAAAGAACTTGAATTTCTGCAAAGTTTAGAAGCACTGCTTGAAAAAAGCCAAGAAATAGAAGACCTTTTGAGCATTGAAGAAGAGTTAGAAAAAGAAAGTTATATCAAAACTCAGGCAGAAAATGCAGGTCAGCAAAAGAAAAAAGAAAATCAAAAATCAAAACCTCACCACTTTATCAGCTCAGATGGATTTGACATATATGTGGGAAGAAACAACCTGCAGAATGATTTTCTCACCCTAAAATTTGCTTCAAGCCATGACATCTGGCTTCACACCCAAAAGATTCCCGGCTCTCATGTTATAATTCGAACAAACAACAAAGAAGTCCCGCAAACAACCTTGATTGAAGCTGCACTTCTTGCAAGCTACTTTAGCAAAGCCAAGCATTCAACAAAAGTGCCGGTTGACTATACCTTTGTAAAGTATGTAAAAAAACCACCCAAAACCAAGCCAGGTTTTGTTATTTATGATAACTTCAAGACTATCATTGTTGATTCGCCTGAAAATATTGATAACTTTAACAAAGTTGAGTAA
- a CDS encoding O-antigen ligase family protein: protein MAEKKTLYITSFLMLLLGIISSLISVKVGILTLGLFLLVLIMLEDPSKLLWGVVLYAFVDFLFRKLSILSGFASVWDEALFLIIVFALFLKSIIKNQSSLRVSPLDVYVLVFLLVCVFLLFKNSPDMRIAIEGFRVYAEYALWFFVGLWLLKDAKQFERIITIFILMMFIISIYGIYQYIIGVEIPSSWIDSSRETYIRTRVFSIIGSPNVLGSLLAMSIPFVLPYVLYEKNIKKRIYYSVVLISMIACLGFTFSRGAWLAFLFSMLLFGFFIDKKVLGILFAIFVSVPILAPSIVMRVLYMLSSEYAKSSARAGRIARWTKAYEILTQHPLFGVGFGRFGGAVAKRNIANAFYVDNFYLKSAVEMGIIGAGLMILVFIVGLLLAARTVKHLRSKELKNIASGVLIGLATVLLHNVVENIFEVPMMTTYFWLFLGFLFALKSVEDKSQSFQQKNICNNGGS from the coding sequence ATGGCTGAAAAGAAAACTTTATATATTACCTCTTTTTTGATGCTTTTGTTAGGAATTATTAGCAGCTTAATCTCTGTAAAAGTTGGCATACTTACGCTTGGTCTGTTTTTGCTTGTGCTAATAATGTTAGAAGACCCTTCAAAACTCTTGTGGGGTGTTGTACTTTATGCTTTTGTGGATTTTCTTTTCAGAAAACTTTCTATTTTAAGCGGTTTTGCTTCTGTGTGGGATGAAGCGCTATTTTTGATAATTGTCTTTGCGCTGTTTTTAAAGTCAATTATAAAAAATCAATCAAGTTTGAGGGTTTCTCCATTAGATGTGTACGTCTTGGTCTTCTTACTTGTTTGTGTATTTTTGCTGTTCAAAAATTCGCCTGATATGAGAATAGCAATAGAAGGGTTTAGAGTATACGCAGAGTATGCCTTATGGTTCTTTGTGGGATTGTGGCTTTTAAAAGACGCAAAGCAGTTTGAAAGGATTATTACAATATTCATCCTGATGATGTTCATAATATCCATTTACGGTATATACCAGTATATTATTGGTGTTGAAATACCCTCAAGCTGGATTGATAGCAGTAGAGAAACGTATATAAGAACAAGGGTGTTTTCAATTATAGGAAGTCCAAATGTCCTTGGAAGTCTTTTGGCAATGTCAATCCCGTTTGTACTTCCATATGTGCTTTATGAGAAAAATATTAAAAAGAGAATTTATTATTCGGTTGTGTTGATTTCGATGATTGCCTGCCTTGGGTTTACATTTTCAAGAGGAGCATGGCTTGCATTTTTGTTTTCAATGCTTCTTTTTGGTTTTTTCATAGACAAAAAAGTTTTGGGCATTCTCTTTGCCATCTTTGTATCAGTCCCTATTTTGGCACCTTCAATTGTGATGAGGGTGCTTTATATGCTAAGCTCTGAGTATGCCAAAAGCAGCGCAAGGGCAGGAAGAATTGCCCGTTGGACAAAAGCATATGAGATTTTGACACAGCATCCTCTCTTTGGTGTTGGATTTGGAAGATTTGGCGGTGCGGTTGCAAAGAGAAATATAGCCAATGCATTTTACGTTGATAATTTCTACCTTAAAAGTGCTGTTGAAATGGGAATCATTGGAGCAGGTTTAATGATTTTGGTGTTTATAGTAGGGCTTTTGCTTGCTGCAAGAACTGTAAAACATCTGCGCTCAAAAGAACTTAAGAATATAGCAAGCGGAGTGCTCATTGGTCTTGCAACAGTCTTGCTGCACAACGTGGTTGAAAACATCTTTGAAGTTCCAATGATGACAACATATTTCTGGCTGTTTTTGGGATTTTTGTTTGCTCTCAAATCAGTAGAAGATAAAAGCCAATCTTTTCAGCAGAAGAACATCTGCAACAATGGGGGAAGCTAA
- a CDS encoding DUF4330 domain-containing protein: MKIVDQKGRLFGIINIVDLILIVLIVAIAWVGFAKISSHAKSSENTPQDEFVEIKPGEAIINVKIPLADPVMAQSLHKNDYLVTGDTLTKSYIQDIQIKDGIYERTSTDGKVVVATHPYKKDVYLTIYGYVTLQGATIKLDKQTVRVGKTFYVKTRTTELVGVVTGVKIVKE; the protein is encoded by the coding sequence ATGAAAATAGTGGACCAAAAAGGAAGACTATTTGGAATTATTAACATTGTTGACCTTATCTTGATAGTGCTGATTGTAGCAATTGCATGGGTAGGGTTTGCAAAGATTTCATCACATGCAAAATCATCCGAAAATACTCCGCAGGATGAATTTGTGGAAATCAAGCCGGGCGAAGCAATCATCAATGTAAAAATTCCTCTCGCTGACCCTGTTATGGCTCAGTCTCTTCACAAAAACGATTATTTGGTAACTGGCGACACTTTGACAAAATCATACATTCAGGATATTCAAATAAAAGATGGAATATATGAAAGAACATCAACAGACGGCAAAGTTGTTGTCGCAACCCACCCATACAAGAAAGATGTCTATCTTACTATCTATGGCTACGTAACTTTGCAAGGAGCAACAATAAAGCTTGACAAGCAGACAGTCAGAGTTGGAAAGACATTTTATGTAAAGACAAGAACTACAGAACTTGTTGGAGTTGTAACTGGAGTGAAAATTGTAAAAGAATAG
- a CDS encoding glycosyltransferase — translation MIDIICFSTTPWDPIPTRKQQIMKRMPQNCRIFYLDPPVTLIGPLKDPSLRPYLTRFRKSPKRIKENLFVFALPPIIPFYNKKRSINKLNQKMIANFVKEVIYQNFDLKSPIIWTYMPNTVDLLEHLSYSFLVYDCIDKHSEFQGFIDKALVESMEDELAQKSNVVFTTTHGLYNKLKPLNPNTYLVPNGAEFEHFNKASNKLPVPDKMNNIPRPIFGFVGVIHTWIDTQLIEYLAREKREWSFVLIGPVGAGVSVDNLKKLSNVYLLGRIDHRDLPQYVSQFDVCLNLFRTNKLSENVSPLKFYEYLATGKPIVSTSMPQVEEFSDVVYIGKNYEDVLEKCVQALQEAQNPNIEKIEKRIEYAKQTSWDSRVAQIIDILKREGIDIE, via the coding sequence ATGATAGATATAATTTGTTTTTCAACAACGCCATGGGACCCTATACCAACACGAAAACAACAGATAATGAAAAGAATGCCACAAAACTGTAGAATATTTTATTTAGACCCACCTGTGACCTTGATAGGTCCATTAAAAGACCCCAGTTTGAGACCTTACCTAACAAGATTTAGAAAGTCTCCAAAAAGAATAAAAGAAAACCTTTTTGTATTTGCTCTGCCACCTATTATTCCTTTTTATAACAAGAAAAGATCTATAAATAAGTTAAATCAAAAAATGATAGCAAATTTTGTAAAAGAAGTTATCTATCAAAACTTTGATTTAAAGTCACCTATAATATGGACCTACATGCCAAACACTGTTGATCTTCTTGAACATCTTTCTTACAGTTTTTTAGTTTACGACTGTATAGACAAACATTCAGAGTTTCAAGGGTTTATTGACAAGGCTTTGGTTGAGAGCATGGAAGATGAGCTTGCTCAAAAGAGTAATGTAGTTTTTACAACAACCCATGGATTATATAATAAACTTAAGCCATTAAATCCTAACACATATCTTGTGCCAAACGGTGCTGAGTTTGAACACTTTAATAAAGCTTCAAATAAATTGCCTGTACCCGATAAGATGAATAATATACCCCGTCCTATCTTTGGCTTTGTAGGTGTTATCCACACATGGATAGACACTCAGCTTATAGAATATTTAGCAAGAGAAAAAAGAGAGTGGTCTTTTGTTTTAATAGGACCTGTGGGTGCTGGTGTGAGTGTAGATAATTTAAAGAAGCTGAGCAATGTTTATTTGCTTGGAAGGATTGATCACAGGGATTTGCCGCAGTATGTTTCTCAATTTGATGTGTGCTTGAACTTATTCAGAACAAACAAGCTCTCAGAGAATGTAAGTCCGCTAAAATTTTATGAATATTTGGCAACTGGAAAACCAATTGTTTCAACTTCTATGCCTCAGGTAGAAGAATTTTCTGATGTTGTATATATCGGCAAAAACTATGAAGATGTGCTTGAAAAATGCGTTCAAGCTCTGCAGGAGGCACAAAATCCTAATATTGAAAAGATAGAAAAAAGAATAGAGTATGCAAAGCAAACCTCCTGGGATAGCAGAGTAGCTCAAATTATTGATATACTAAAGAGGGAAGGGATAGATATTGAATAG
- a CDS encoding nucleotide sugar dehydrogenase yields MNSVCVIGLGYVGLPLALSFAMKGYKVFGVDSNEKLIEELKKGVTHHLESYNGKTIQEILKEQLENGNFVPMVDYEEALENVDDVIVTVPIPVYGGRPYFDYLISCAKEISKNLRKNQLILLRSTVVPGTTRNIFLPILEESGLKCGEDFYLAYASERIAEGKAFEEFENMPTALAGFCENSAKRAVDLIKVICKEEIIVASSFEVVETAKVIENLQRDINIAMVNEFERFTKAMNLDIFEVIKVANTHKRVNLLYPGPGVGGFCIPNAFYYLDAKAQELGVELKLSKTARMFNEGIPNYISDLVMKTIEKHKCPKKVAVLGIAMKDYSSDDRLSPAIEIIKILQARGVEVKAFDPAVKTEYDFKVSSLQEALKDTQLVLILAKQHGIEFEKIFEYIPPSQAIIIDTRNVFSYNDAKEKGFVLEKI; encoded by the coding sequence TTGAATAGCGTATGTGTAATTGGACTTGGGTATGTTGGTCTTCCACTTGCTCTTTCGTTTGCAATGAAGGGTTATAAAGTCTTTGGTGTTGATAGCAACGAAAAATTGATTGAGGAGCTTAAAAAGGGAGTGACTCACCATTTAGAAAGTTACAATGGAAAGACTATACAGGAGATTTTAAAGGAACAGCTTGAGAATGGGAACTTTGTTCCAATGGTCGATTACGAAGAGGCACTTGAAAATGTAGACGATGTAATAGTCACGGTACCAATACCTGTTTATGGAGGAAGACCTTACTTTGATTATCTAATTTCTTGCGCTAAAGAGATAAGCAAAAATTTGAGAAAAAATCAACTAATACTTTTGCGATCAACCGTTGTTCCGGGTACAACAAGAAATATATTTCTACCGATATTAGAAGAGAGTGGTTTGAAATGTGGAGAGGACTTTTATTTAGCCTATGCCTCAGAAAGGATTGCAGAGGGGAAGGCTTTTGAAGAGTTTGAAAATATGCCTACTGCTTTGGCGGGATTTTGTGAAAATAGTGCAAAAAGAGCTGTTGATTTGATTAAGGTGATTTGTAAGGAAGAGATAATTGTTGCATCGTCGTTTGAGGTTGTTGAGACAGCAAAGGTGATAGAGAATCTGCAAAGGGATATAAATATTGCGATGGTAAACGAGTTTGAGAGATTTACAAAGGCGATGAACCTTGATATATTTGAAGTAATAAAGGTTGCAAACACTCACAAAAGGGTAAATCTCTTGTATCCTGGGCCTGGGGTTGGAGGATTTTGCATTCCTAACGCATTTTATTATTTAGATGCAAAAGCACAGGAGCTGGGTGTTGAGCTCAAACTCTCAAAAACAGCAAGAATGTTCAACGAAGGTATTCCTAATTATATCTCCGACCTTGTTATGAAGACTATTGAAAAACACAAATGTCCAAAAAAGGTTGCAGTGCTTGGTATTGCGATGAAAGATTACTCTTCTGACGATAGGCTCAGCCCAGCTATTGAGATAATTAAAATCTTACAAGCTCGAGGCGTTGAGGTTAAAGCGTTTGACCCTGCGGTAAAAACCGAATATGATTTTAAAGTCAGCAGCTTGCAAGAGGCTTTGAAAGATACACAGCTTGTTTTGATTTTAGCAAAGCAGCATGGGATAGAATTTGAAAAGATTTTTGAGTATATTCCACCTTCTCAGGCAATTATTATTGACACACGAAATGTATTTTCTTACAATGATGCAAAAGAAAAAGGATTTGTGCTGGAAAAGATATAA
- the rpsB gene encoding 30S ribosomal protein S2, which yields MPVLTMKQLLEAGVHFGHQTRRWNPKMAEYIFTERNGIYIIDLQKTVKKMDEAYEFVKSQVAEGKIVLFVGTKKQAQETIKEEAERCGMFYINQRWLGGLLTNFRTIKTRIERLKELQRMEEDGTFDVLPKKEVNLLRKEKERLLKYLGGIQNMPRIPDILYIVDPRKERNAVLEARKLGIPIVAIVDTNCDPDEIDYVIPGNDDAIRAVKLITSKIADAVIEGREGEQFTPATTSSQEADKEIEQAEITVDDGIDEE from the coding sequence ATGCCAGTTTTAACAATGAAACAGCTTCTTGAAGCAGGTGTGCATTTTGGTCACCAGACACGCAGATGGAATCCCAAGATGGCTGAGTACATCTTTACTGAGAGAAATGGTATTTATATTATTGACCTTCAAAAGACAGTAAAGAAAATGGACGAGGCTTATGAGTTTGTAAAGTCTCAGGTAGCAGAAGGTAAGATTGTGCTCTTTGTTGGGACAAAAAAACAAGCTCAAGAGACAATCAAAGAAGAAGCAGAAAGATGCGGAATGTTTTATATCAATCAGCGATGGCTTGGTGGACTTTTGACAAACTTCAGAACAATCAAGACAAGAATTGAGAGGTTAAAAGAGCTACAGCGAATGGAAGAAGACGGCACATTTGATGTTCTGCCAAAGAAAGAAGTAAATCTCTTGAGGAAAGAAAAAGAAAGGCTTTTGAAGTATCTTGGTGGTATTCAGAATATGCCACGCATTCCCGACATTCTGTACATTGTTGACCCAAGAAAGGAAAGAAATGCTGTGCTTGAGGCAAGAAAGCTTGGGATTCCGATAGTTGCGATTGTTGATACAAACTGCGACCCTGACGAAATTGACTATGTAATTCCTGGAAATGATGATGCAATCCGTGCTGTAAAGCTCATCACATCTAAAATTGCAGATGCTGTGATTGAGGGAAGAGAAGGTGAACAGTTTACACCTGCTACAACTTCATCTCAAGAAGCTGACAAAGAGATTGAACAGGCGGAAATAACAGTTGATGATGGTATAGATGAAGAATAA
- the tsf gene encoding translation elongation factor Ts: protein MITAEMVKELREKTGAGMMDCKKALEDAGGDMDKAIELLRERGLAKAAKKASRVAAEGIVESYIHGNGRIGVLVEINCETDFVARNEEFRQFAKDIAMQIAAANPKYVSREEVPLDVIEKEKAILRQQALNEGKPENVVDRIVEGRLEKFFEEVCLLEQPWIKNPDMKIKDLLTEKIAKIGENIVIRRFARFERGEGIEKAASC, encoded by the coding sequence ATGATTACTGCTGAGATGGTGAAGGAGCTCAGAGAAAAAACAGGTGCTGGTATGATGGACTGCAAAAAGGCTTTAGAAGATGCCGGCGGCGATATGGACAAGGCAATAGAGCTTTTGAGAGAAAGAGGTCTTGCAAAGGCTGCAAAGAAGGCTTCACGTGTTGCAGCAGAAGGTATTGTTGAAAGCTATATCCATGGAAATGGCAGAATTGGTGTTTTGGTAGAGATAAATTGCGAGACAGACTTTGTTGCAAGAAATGAGGAGTTTAGACAATTTGCAAAGGACATTGCTATGCAGATTGCAGCAGCAAATCCAAAGTATGTTTCAAGAGAAGAGGTTCCCCTTGATGTAATTGAAAAAGAAAAGGCAATTTTAAGACAGCAGGCTTTGAATGAAGGAAAACCAGAAAATGTTGTTGATAGAATTGTTGAGGGTAGGCTTGAAAAGTTCTTTGAAGAGGTTTGCTTGCTTGAGCAGCCTTGGATTAAAAACCCTGACATGAAAATAAAGGATTTGCTTACAGAAAAGATTGCAAAGATTGGAGAAAATATTGTTATAAGAAGATTTGCAAGGTTTGAAAGAGGAGAAGGAATTGAAAAGGCTGCTTCCTGCTAA
- the pyrH gene encoding UMP kinase: protein MVKPKYKRVILKLSGEALGGEKGFGIDWQVVETICEEIEKVRELGVEVAIVVGGGNFFRGRSAEHIDRATADYMGMLATVINSLALQSILEKRGIPTRVQSAIEMRQIAEPYIRRRAIRHLEKGRVVIFACGTGNPFFSTDTAAALRAAEIDAEAILLAKKVDGVYDSDPKKNPNAKKYDFITYLDVINQRLEVMDSTATSMCMDNEIPIVVFELAKGNILKAVMGENIGTIVNVKEAK, encoded by the coding sequence ATGGTTAAGCCAAAGTACAAAAGGGTAATATTAAAATTAAGTGGTGAAGCTTTGGGTGGTGAAAAGGGTTTTGGAATTGACTGGCAGGTTGTTGAAACCATCTGTGAAGAGATTGAAAAGGTAAGGGAGCTTGGAGTGGAAGTTGCTATTGTGGTTGGTGGCGGCAACTTCTTCAGAGGAAGAAGTGCTGAGCACATAGACAGGGCAACAGCCGACTATATGGGAATGCTTGCAACTGTTATTAATTCACTTGCACTTCAGAGCATTCTTGAAAAAAGAGGTATTCCGACAAGAGTGCAGAGCGCAATCGAGATGAGACAGATTGCAGAACCGTACATCCGGCGACGAGCAATTCGCCACTTGGAAAAGGGCAGGGTTGTGATTTTCGCATGTGGCACAGGCAATCCTTTCTTCTCAACAGACACTGCAGCAGCTTTGCGTGCTGCTGAGATTGACGCAGAGGCAATACTACTTGCAAAAAAAGTAGACGGTGTCTATGACAGTGACCCGAAGAAAAATCCAAATGCTAAAAAGTATGACTTTATCACTTACTTAGATGTCATCAATCAGCGGCTTGAGGTTATGGACTCAACAGCAACATCTATGTGCATGGACAATGAAATTCCTATTGTGGTGTTTGAACTTGCAAAAGGAAATATTCTCAAGGCTGTTATGGGCGAGAACATAGGAACAATTGTAAATGTAAAGGAGGCAAAGTAA
- the frr gene encoding ribosome recycling factor, translating into MAEPIQVAEEKMKKAIETLKEEFATVRAGRANPHILDKVMVDYYGVPTPIPQVASITVPEARMIVIQPWEARMLKEIEKAIQKSDLGVNPTNDGKVIRLIFPELTEERRKELVKQVKKMAEDAKVAIRNIRREALDEYKKMKKNNEITEDDLKDAEEDVQKLHDKYIEQIEKLLSAKEKEIMEV; encoded by the coding sequence ATGGCAGAGCCTATTCAGGTTGCAGAGGAGAAGATGAAAAAGGCAATTGAGACTTTGAAAGAGGAGTTTGCAACGGTCAGAGCAGGAAGAGCAAATCCTCATATTCTGGACAAGGTGATGGTTGACTATTATGGCGTTCCAACTCCCATTCCCCAGGTTGCAAGCATAACCGTTCCCGAAGCGAGAATGATTGTTATCCAGCCATGGGAAGCAAGGATGCTCAAAGAGATTGAAAAAGCCATTCAAAAATCTGACCTTGGAGTAAACCCAACAAATGATGGAAAGGTTATAAGACTTATTTTCCCTGAACTCACAGAAGAAAGAAGAAAAGAGCTTGTAAAACAAGTCAAAAAGATGGCTGAAGATGCAAAGGTGGCAATTAGAAACATAAGAAGAGAGGCGCTTGATGAATACAAAAAAATGAAAAAGAACAATGAGATTACAGAAGATGACCTCAAAGACGCCGAGGAGGATGTCCAGAAGCTTCACGACAAATACATAGAACAGATTGAGAAACTTTTGAGCGCAAAGGAAAAGGAGATTATGGAGGTATAA